In Desulfovibrio inopinatus DSM 10711, the following are encoded in one genomic region:
- a CDS encoding PLP-dependent aminotransferase family protein — protein sequence MWRPSQLSSTSSKYIAIVDALEADIREGKVLPGAQLPPQRELADALSVNLTTISRAYREAERRGLVKGTVGRGTFVPSGVAKTLEKPKSTLFATGAIEMGIVFSLNHLEPSLEDGFAKLAAKQELSTFRCYSEPVGLPEHREIGAEWAKLFGFDVGIDRVVVTAGAQHALTCTLMACCTPGDIIAVDCLTYSGMKNLAAMMNIRLAPIEMDKEGMIPTRLRAACTSRVIKGIYLMPAFHNPTGTTMCASRRHELLNIIEEHGLLLIEDDPYYFLANEAQPAMSSFVPGQSVFIGSFSKILHAGLRVAFVVASAPLRERLAAAVYNTIWMAPALNTAIICNALVEGVVERVIQAKISEAMRRNRIARSMLPFSANTVFGKGFYVWYQLPQPWSGYAFEAQARQRGVNINCAEQFAVGSPKIPPAVRICLTATNTKRELTLGLSRLVDILEVGE from the coding sequence ATGTGGCGTCCATCGCAACTCAGTTCAACGAGTTCCAAATACATTGCTATTGTCGATGCCCTTGAAGCGGACATCCGTGAAGGCAAAGTCTTGCCGGGAGCCCAGTTACCGCCGCAACGAGAGCTGGCGGACGCGCTTTCTGTCAATCTGACGACCATTTCGAGAGCATATCGGGAGGCAGAGCGCCGGGGGCTGGTTAAGGGAACCGTCGGGCGGGGGACGTTTGTTCCGTCGGGCGTTGCCAAAACCCTTGAAAAACCCAAGTCCACGCTGTTTGCGACGGGTGCTATAGAGATGGGCATCGTGTTTTCGCTTAACCATTTGGAGCCGTCATTGGAGGACGGATTCGCCAAGCTGGCCGCGAAACAAGAGTTATCCACGTTCCGATGTTACAGCGAACCGGTCGGGCTCCCGGAACATCGTGAGATCGGTGCCGAGTGGGCCAAATTGTTTGGGTTTGATGTCGGCATTGATCGGGTGGTCGTCACGGCAGGCGCGCAACATGCGTTGACGTGCACGCTGATGGCGTGTTGTACGCCCGGCGATATCATTGCTGTCGATTGTCTCACGTATTCCGGTATGAAGAATCTGGCGGCCATGATGAATATTCGGTTAGCGCCTATCGAAATGGATAAAGAAGGCATGATACCCACCAGGTTGCGGGCCGCCTGCACAAGTCGGGTGATAAAAGGCATTTACCTCATGCCTGCGTTCCACAATCCCACAGGAACGACCATGTGCGCCAGTCGTCGCCATGAGTTGCTCAACATTATTGAAGAACATGGTTTGCTTCTGATAGAGGACGATCCCTACTATTTCCTGGCGAACGAAGCGCAACCGGCTATGTCGTCGTTTGTGCCGGGCCAGAGCGTCTTTATCGGGAGCTTTTCCAAGATTCTCCATGCCGGTTTGCGAGTCGCATTCGTTGTCGCGTCCGCCCCCCTGCGCGAGCGGTTAGCGGCAGCGGTATACAATACCATTTGGATGGCCCCAGCGTTGAATACGGCCATTATTTGCAATGCCCTCGTCGAAGGGGTGGTTGAACGAGTCATTCAAGCCAAAATTTCGGAAGCAATGCGTCGAAATCGCATAGCCCGTTCCATGCTTCCGTTTTCCGCGAACACCGTGTTCGGCAAAGGTTTTTACGTCTGGTACCAACTCCCTCAACCATGGTCAGGATACGCCTTTGAGGCGCAGGCTCGACAGCGTGGGGTGAATATCAACTGCGCCGAACAGTTCGCCGTGGGAAGCCCAAAGATACCTCCAGCCGTTCGAATTTGCCTGACGGCAACCAACACAAAACGCGAACTGACTTTGGGATTGTCTCGGTTAGTTGATATTTTGGAAGTTGGGGAATGA
- a CDS encoding protein phosphatase 2C domain-containing protein — translation MHVESLIEHGSGVMNEDVLVMENNLFGVFDGATSLTSETYEHGLTGGFLASHRVAEEFRKNDGTLVELAERANQALRQDMLDRQVALNDKGNLWSTSAAVVRVQGDSLEWAQIGDCRIFCIHDTGKSELLCEPIDQDAETLRLWRDVCHETDAPIRVAIHQQILKVRSRMNVDYGVFNGEPEAMRFLRSGKHDLNGIKHILLFTDGLLLPDATPWLRRDFCEHIDLFRKAGLKGVHNHIRSVEATDIGCRIYPRFKTHDDIAAIAIHM, via the coding sequence ATGCACGTTGAATCACTCATTGAACACGGTTCCGGGGTCATGAATGAAGATGTTCTTGTTATGGAGAACAACCTTTTCGGTGTGTTTGACGGAGCGACCAGTCTGACTTCCGAAACCTATGAACATGGGCTTACAGGAGGTTTTCTCGCTTCTCACCGTGTGGCCGAAGAATTCAGAAAGAATGATGGAACACTGGTGGAGTTGGCAGAACGAGCCAATCAAGCTCTCCGACAAGACATGCTCGACCGGCAGGTTGCGTTGAACGACAAAGGAAATCTCTGGAGTACGAGTGCGGCTGTAGTTCGCGTTCAAGGCGATTCGCTGGAATGGGCGCAAATAGGTGATTGCCGAATTTTTTGCATCCACGACACAGGCAAGTCCGAGCTTTTGTGCGAACCTATTGACCAGGATGCGGAGACACTACGTCTCTGGAGAGACGTTTGCCACGAGACGGATGCCCCTATCAGGGTTGCCATACATCAGCAGATTTTGAAGGTCCGCTCCCGTATGAACGTGGATTACGGCGTTTTCAACGGAGAACCGGAAGCAATGCGTTTTCTTCGTTCCGGAAAACATGATCTCAACGGCATCAAACATATTCTCTTGTTTACCGACGGCTTACTTCTCCCCGATGCAACGCCTTGGCTGAGACGTGATTTTTGCGAACACATAGACCTGTTCCGCAAAGCCGGTCTCAAGGGAGTCCACAACCACATTCGAAGTGTCGAGGCTACCGACATCGGGTGCCGCATCTATCCTCGTTTTAAAACGCACGATGACATTGCCGCCATCGCCATTCACATGTGA
- a CDS encoding permease has translation MNNETNSATCACQTEAHVSGKKAKSGTPKMIVLGLVCVGIWYAIYSQLLPFSEWFSYALLGLSAESHLGSAVQFFVYDTPKVLMLLLIVVFFVGILRSFVTVDWTRRVLAGKKESVGNVLAALLGVVTPFCSCSAVPLFIGFMTAGVPLGVTFSFLISAPMVNEIALVLLYGLLGWKIAALYFVTGICVAIVAGWTMGRMKLENYVEDWVMAIRAGESGLSDQKMTWQQRFEYALDSVKDIVGRVWKYVVIGIAVGAGIHGYVPEGYLAGIMGDSSWWSVPLSVVIGIPMYTNAAGIIPIVEALLGKGAALGTVLAFMMSVIALSFPEMVILRKVLKPRLIAIFIGVVGCGILFVGYLFNAVI, from the coding sequence ATGAATAACGAAACAAACTCCGCGACGTGTGCATGCCAAACAGAGGCACATGTTTCAGGGAAAAAGGCAAAGTCAGGAACTCCCAAAATGATCGTGCTTGGTCTTGTTTGTGTTGGGATCTGGTACGCAATATACAGCCAGCTCCTCCCTTTTTCCGAATGGTTCAGCTATGCGCTTCTCGGGTTGTCGGCGGAAAGTCATCTCGGTTCAGCCGTACAATTCTTCGTGTACGACACCCCGAAGGTGCTCATGCTTCTGCTGATCGTGGTTTTTTTTGTCGGCATCCTTCGTTCGTTTGTGACTGTTGACTGGACGCGACGAGTTCTTGCTGGAAAGAAAGAATCGGTTGGGAATGTCCTCGCCGCGCTGCTTGGAGTTGTTACGCCTTTTTGTTCCTGCTCAGCGGTTCCCCTGTTTATCGGATTCATGACAGCTGGAGTCCCGCTCGGCGTGACATTCTCCTTTCTCATATCTGCCCCGATGGTCAACGAAATCGCTCTTGTACTTTTGTATGGCTTGCTCGGCTGGAAAATTGCCGCCTTATATTTCGTGACGGGGATTTGTGTCGCCATTGTCGCGGGTTGGACCATGGGGCGTATGAAGTTGGAAAATTATGTCGAAGATTGGGTCATGGCAATCCGTGCTGGCGAAAGCGGATTAAGCGACCAAAAGATGACTTGGCAGCAGCGGTTTGAATATGCGCTTGATTCCGTCAAAGACATCGTGGGGCGTGTCTGGAAGTACGTCGTGATTGGCATTGCTGTTGGCGCGGGAATTCACGGGTATGTGCCCGAAGGCTATCTGGCAGGCATCATGGGCGATTCCTCCTGGTGGTCGGTACCCCTTTCTGTCGTGATCGGTATCCCCATGTACACCAATGCGGCAGGCATCATTCCCATTGTGGAAGCTTTGCTCGGCAAGGGCGCGGCGCTCGGTACGGTCCTGGCCTTCATGATGAGCGTCATCGCGTTGTCATTTCCGGAAATGGTCATCCTTCGAAAAGTGCTCAAGCCTCGCTTGATCGCGATATTCATCGGTGTTGTCGGATGCGGCATTTTGTTTGTCGGCTATTTGTTCAACGCTGTGATCTAA
- a CDS encoding putative zinc-binding protein, with protein MSNCSCSCGTAPKYVVSCSGAADVGEVSDRAARELSRQGKVKMFCLAGIGGRISGMLKSAEAADLLIAIDGCPLGCASKTLEEAGFSGFEQVELHTLGLKKGESPVSQEHINIVIEEATKHITG; from the coding sequence ATGTCCAATTGCAGTTGTTCCTGTGGCACCGCCCCAAAGTATGTGGTTTCTTGCTCCGGTGCCGCCGATGTTGGTGAAGTGTCAGACCGGGCAGCTCGTGAATTGTCTCGCCAGGGAAAGGTAAAGATGTTCTGTTTGGCCGGGATCGGTGGTCGAATTTCGGGCATGCTAAAAAGCGCCGAGGCTGCAGATTTGCTCATTGCCATTGATGGTTGCCCCTTGGGCTGTGCGAGCAAAACATTGGAAGAAGCCGGATTTTCGGGTTTCGAGCAAGTCGAACTTCATACGCTCGGTTTAAAGAAAGGGGAATCCCCGGTATCTCAGGAACATATCAATATTGTTATTGAAGAAGCGACTAAACACATCACAGGATAA
- a CDS encoding glutamate synthase-related protein, protein MSYSPSLSSGFTQGKNRSRFLSPQSGMCSLCTADCDSVCELAQAAVLGSQTVYPTTTGNNQIASEKDYPIDFSHFNINGRVFGAQGVDNPEDATIYNVNLECTYGAHNPVTMALPIILPALIKLNWQDYFSGAAMAGVTCVIGEHARNNDPNCIIESGVTTACPLYKQALDCFRRYDRGYAQIVVQCNLEDIRSGIPQLVLQKYGAEAIEIKFGQAAKGTQPVIRIKDLETALKQQKMGNIVHPDPSKPEIQEAYRNGVCPNFASYSRLPMWTEESLAEYITSLREWGAKNIYFKMAGYDLADIERVLRIACDNQVDMITFDGAGGGSGYSPSKMMNEWSLPTICLEDAVVRMCKRLKAENATLPAIVMTGGFASEDHVFKGLAYGDGHVLGIGLCRAAMAAAMTGKNIGEAIQRGDIPKQYAKLGSTVEELFADLPDLRALYGVEANSFSTGTIGVFSYLNKIAFGLRHFGALNRKFDVGLWDKSDLIPLTHDARALLNNSWFMHPVE, encoded by the coding sequence ATGTCATATTCACCGTCTCTGAGTTCCGGGTTCACCCAAGGAAAAAACCGCAGTCGGTTTCTGTCTCCGCAATCCGGCATGTGCTCATTATGCACAGCGGATTGCGATAGCGTCTGTGAGCTGGCGCAAGCCGCAGTTCTGGGATCGCAAACCGTCTATCCGACAACAACGGGGAACAACCAAATCGCATCGGAAAAGGATTATCCCATTGATTTTTCACATTTCAACATCAATGGCCGCGTGTTCGGCGCACAGGGCGTGGACAATCCCGAAGACGCTACCATCTACAACGTGAACCTTGAATGTACCTATGGCGCGCACAATCCCGTGACGATGGCCTTGCCCATCATCTTGCCAGCGCTTATCAAGCTGAACTGGCAGGACTATTTTTCTGGAGCGGCCATGGCGGGAGTGACCTGTGTTATCGGCGAACATGCAAGAAACAACGACCCGAATTGTATCATTGAAAGCGGCGTTACGACCGCCTGCCCGCTTTACAAACAGGCCCTCGATTGTTTTCGTCGATACGACCGTGGCTATGCACAAATTGTCGTCCAGTGCAATCTCGAAGATATCCGATCGGGAATACCACAGTTAGTTCTCCAAAAATATGGCGCCGAAGCCATAGAAATTAAATTCGGTCAGGCGGCCAAAGGTACCCAGCCAGTGATACGCATCAAGGATCTGGAAACAGCGCTCAAACAGCAAAAAATGGGCAACATCGTCCATCCCGACCCAAGCAAGCCGGAAATCCAGGAAGCGTACCGCAATGGCGTGTGTCCGAACTTTGCTTCCTACAGCAGACTCCCCATGTGGACGGAGGAGTCCCTCGCCGAATACATAACGTCTTTGCGGGAATGGGGAGCGAAAAATATCTACTTCAAAATGGCTGGCTATGATCTGGCCGATATAGAACGCGTTCTGCGCATAGCCTGTGACAACCAGGTGGATATGATTACATTTGATGGGGCCGGTGGCGGCTCCGGATACAGCCCATCAAAAATGATGAATGAATGGTCGTTACCGACCATTTGTCTTGAAGATGCCGTTGTACGCATGTGCAAACGGTTGAAAGCAGAAAACGCAACACTCCCAGCCATCGTCATGACGGGTGGGTTTGCCAGTGAAGATCACGTATTCAAAGGGTTGGCCTATGGCGACGGTCACGTTCTCGGCATCGGATTGTGCCGCGCTGCCATGGCGGCTGCCATGACCGGGAAGAATATCGGGGAGGCCATTCAACGCGGCGACATTCCCAAACAATATGCGAAACTCGGCTCCACGGTCGAAGAATTATTCGCCGACCTGCCCGACTTGCGCGCCCTGTACGGCGTCGAGGCGAACTCGTTTTCCACCGGGACCATCGGCGTATTTTCCTATCTCAACAAAATCGCCTTCGGTCTCCGGCACTTTGGGGCACTCAACAGAAAATTCGATGTGGGTTTATGGGACAAAAGCGATCTCATTCCGCTTACCCACGACGCGAGAGCACTGCTGAACAACAGCTGGTTCATGCATCCCGTCGAATAG
- a CDS encoding thioredoxin family protein, with amino-acid sequence MTTLPREAKAQDASVSASDLISGKPQQLPREGMVTMVDIGAHSCIPCKMMTPIIEALSKEYEGRAVIAFIDVWEHREEGAKYGIRAIPTQIFYDAHGKEQYRHVGFLDKERIVAKLTELGVK; translated from the coding sequence ATGACGACGCTTCCTCGTGAAGCAAAAGCACAGGATGCATCGGTTTCGGCCTCTGATTTGATTTCCGGCAAGCCACAACAGTTGCCGAGAGAAGGCATGGTCACCATGGTGGACATCGGTGCTCATTCTTGTATTCCGTGCAAGATGATGACGCCGATTATTGAAGCGTTATCAAAAGAATATGAAGGAAGAGCCGTAATCGCATTTATTGACGTGTGGGAGCATCGGGAGGAAGGGGCCAAGTATGGCATTCGTGCAATACCGACGCAGATATTCTACGATGCACACGGTAAAGAGCAATATCGGCACGTTGGCTTTCTGGATAAAGAAAGGATCGTTGCGAAGCTGACCGAACTTGGCGTCAAATAG
- a CDS encoding extracellular solute-binding protein, which yields MNIGTCIRWAVLALFVVVLFPAASMASDTKLEEKVVVYSTHGESMLELVADAFEKETGVNVEFINLKGELADRVRAEKANPQSDVMYGAPSSVYQELKAEDLFVPFTPSWADKIKPLFKDKDGYWYGTIQTPVLMFYNSEMMSKDDAPKDWWDLANPKYKNQLVFRNALSSSARATYSSLLQQFEKKGDLDGGWKFLKAVDANTKRYYGSGSLQFQAVGRKEAPLSFAVLNSVIDNKIKNKMPLEIIDAESGSPVITDGIAVIKGAKHPNAARAFVEFAGGAKAQSMLANKFNRMPTHPDAIATAPQWMGEIQFRVMDVDWGDLASKQSQWMQHWDMEIKDSGKDKK from the coding sequence ATGAACATCGGTACGTGTATCAGATGGGCCGTTCTGGCTCTGTTTGTCGTCGTCTTGTTTCCCGCGGCGTCAATGGCTTCCGATACGAAATTGGAAGAAAAAGTTGTTGTCTACTCCACTCATGGAGAGTCCATGTTGGAGCTGGTGGCGGACGCGTTTGAAAAAGAAACTGGTGTCAACGTCGAGTTTATCAACCTCAAGGGTGAGCTGGCTGATCGGGTTCGCGCAGAAAAGGCCAACCCACAGTCCGATGTCATGTACGGAGCGCCTTCCTCCGTGTATCAGGAGCTCAAGGCGGAAGACCTCTTCGTTCCTTTTACCCCGAGCTGGGCGGACAAAATCAAGCCATTGTTCAAGGACAAAGACGGGTACTGGTATGGTACGATCCAAACTCCAGTACTGATGTTTTATAACAGCGAGATGATGAGCAAAGACGACGCCCCTAAAGACTGGTGGGATCTCGCAAACCCCAAGTACAAAAACCAATTGGTCTTCAGAAATGCCTTGTCCTCATCCGCACGCGCCACCTACTCTTCCCTGCTGCAGCAGTTTGAAAAAAAAGGCGATCTTGATGGTGGATGGAAATTCCTCAAAGCGGTTGATGCCAATACCAAGCGCTATTATGGAAGCGGTTCTCTTCAGTTTCAAGCCGTTGGCCGCAAGGAAGCCCCTCTGAGTTTTGCTGTACTCAACTCCGTGATCGACAACAAAATAAAGAACAAGATGCCCCTTGAAATTATTGATGCGGAAAGCGGTTCCCCAGTCATCACCGATGGAATCGCCGTCATCAAGGGAGCAAAGCACCCCAATGCGGCGCGAGCTTTTGTTGAATTCGCGGGCGGTGCAAAAGCACAATCCATGCTCGCGAACAAGTTCAACCGTATGCCCACACATCCCGACGCCATCGCCACCGCCCCCCAATGGATGGGTGAAATCCAATTCCGGGTCATGGATGTGGATTGGGGCGATCTGGCTTCCAAGCAGTCCCAATGGATGCAGCACTGGGATATGGAAATTAAAGATTCCGGTAAGGATAAAAAGTAG
- a CDS encoding ABC transporter ATP-binding protein gives MGAVVLEGVGVSFDGIWACSQVDLSIRKGEFFTFLGPSGCGKTTLLRLIAGFITPQSGVVFIDNKNMTQLPPEKRKVGMVFQNYSLFPHLTVRQNIEYGLVIQKKASQERRETVSLYMDMVGLSEFGNRRVTELSGGEQQRVALARSLAVEPDVLLLDEPLSNLDARLRDKMRIEIKSLQKRLGITTIFVTHDQTEALTLSDRIAIFNKGRVVQVGTPQEVYNTPRNVFVARFVGDTNLLKVERKSEQVYLDDGTELHVPDTAGSGSYLSIRPQNIQISKEATHGPNTFRGQLVERQLNGVWIDSIVRMGDTVLRVAELNTIEQGTDLQLDDTVWITLSANALKLLDD, from the coding sequence ATGGGGGCTGTCGTCCTTGAGGGAGTGGGAGTGTCCTTTGACGGCATATGGGCGTGTTCGCAGGTCGATCTGTCCATACGAAAAGGAGAATTCTTCACCTTCCTCGGCCCATCCGGTTGTGGAAAAACAACGTTACTGCGCCTGATCGCGGGGTTCATCACCCCGCAATCAGGGGTAGTATTTATCGATAACAAAAACATGACCCAATTGCCCCCTGAAAAACGCAAGGTGGGCATGGTGTTTCAAAATTATTCCCTTTTCCCTCACCTCACTGTGCGCCAGAACATAGAATATGGCTTGGTTATCCAGAAAAAGGCTAGCCAAGAGCGCCGCGAAACGGTTTCACTTTATATGGATATGGTCGGGCTGAGCGAATTCGGTAACCGCAGAGTCACGGAACTGTCCGGCGGTGAGCAGCAACGGGTAGCATTGGCCCGTTCGTTGGCCGTGGAACCGGACGTTCTGCTTTTGGACGAACCACTTTCCAATCTTGACGCCCGATTGCGCGACAAAATGCGTATCGAAATCAAGTCGTTGCAGAAACGTTTGGGCATAACCACCATTTTCGTCACCCATGACCAAACCGAGGCACTGACCCTGTCCGATCGCATCGCCATTTTTAACAAAGGCCGTGTGGTACAGGTCGGGACACCACAGGAGGTATATAACACGCCGCGAAATGTGTTTGTCGCCAGGTTCGTCGGTGATACCAATCTGCTTAAAGTCGAACGCAAGTCAGAACAGGTGTATCTGGACGATGGCACGGAGTTACATGTGCCGGATACGGCCGGAAGCGGGAGCTACCTCTCTATCAGACCGCAGAATATCCAGATATCAAAAGAGGCCACTCACGGACCCAACACGTTTCGTGGACAACTTGTTGAACGTCAATTGAACGGGGTGTGGATTGACTCCATTGTGCGCATGGGGGACACGGTACTCCGTGTGGCCGAATTGAACACCATTGAGCAGGGAACGGATCTTCAGCTCGATGATACCGTCTGGATAACCCTTTCAGCAAACGCGCTCAAACTCCTCGATGACTAG
- a CDS encoding P1 family peptidase — protein MNENKTITAIQGIRVGHYTDAENVKGCTVIRFPTEGATAAVDVRGSAPGTRETDLLDPINLVDKVHALVLSGGSAYGLDAASGVMRCLEKEHIGFPVGHGVVVPIVPAAVLFDLDIGNPQVRPSAEWGFQACQNAKDSPVKMGNIGAGTGATVGKYLGRDKAMKSGLGSAVIQLPSGVIVGAIVAVNALGDILDPDTGKILAGIRGEKPGNYYSSVKAILDQNVENIFPGTNTTIGVVATNVPLSKGQLKKIAQMAHDGMARAITPAHTMYDGDTIFAVSVPNQHAQSGNVTADTINLVGTAAAEATTKAIVNAVQQAKSVAGYPSASDWNE, from the coding sequence ATGAATGAAAACAAAACCATCACGGCAATCCAAGGAATTCGTGTTGGACATTATACCGACGCGGAAAATGTAAAAGGGTGCACTGTCATCCGATTCCCCACTGAAGGGGCAACAGCCGCTGTGGATGTACGAGGATCAGCACCGGGAACCCGTGAAACGGATTTATTGGACCCGATCAACCTTGTGGATAAAGTTCATGCTCTCGTTCTCTCCGGTGGCAGTGCGTATGGTCTGGATGCTGCGAGCGGCGTTATGCGTTGTCTGGAAAAAGAGCACATCGGTTTTCCAGTAGGACATGGAGTTGTCGTGCCCATCGTGCCAGCTGCCGTGTTGTTCGATCTTGATATTGGCAATCCTCAAGTCAGGCCATCGGCAGAATGGGGATTTCAAGCGTGTCAGAATGCAAAAGATTCGCCAGTGAAAATGGGGAACATCGGAGCCGGAACCGGTGCCACGGTTGGCAAATACCTGGGCAGAGATAAAGCGATGAAATCAGGGCTCGGGTCTGCAGTGATTCAATTACCGAGCGGAGTCATCGTCGGTGCGATCGTTGCGGTGAATGCATTAGGTGACATACTTGATCCAGATACAGGAAAAATTCTCGCCGGAATCCGAGGGGAGAAACCAGGAAATTATTATTCCTCAGTGAAGGCTATCCTCGACCAAAATGTCGAAAATATTTTCCCTGGCACGAACACAACGATTGGTGTCGTTGCCACGAATGTTCCTCTTTCCAAAGGGCAGTTAAAGAAAATTGCTCAAATGGCTCATGATGGAATGGCACGAGCTATCACTCCTGCGCACACCATGTATGACGGTGATACAATTTTCGCCGTTTCAGTTCCAAACCAGCACGCCCAGTCTGGGAATGTCACTGCTGATACCATCAACCTCGTGGGTACGGCTGCTGCCGAGGCTACAACAAAGGCCATTGTCAATGCCGTACAACAGGCGAAGTCGGTTGCTGGCTACCCATCTGCCTCAGACTGGAACGAATAG
- a CDS encoding ArsR/SmtB family transcription factor, translating to MLKPLNHYEARAKIMKAMAHPSRLMMVDALSHGEQCVCELTALVGHDMSTVSKHLKILKEAGIVEDEKRGKQAYYRLRVPCVLNFFNCMESVVTANKP from the coding sequence ATGCTGAAACCACTCAACCATTATGAAGCCCGAGCCAAGATCATGAAAGCCATGGCACACCCGTCGAGGCTCATGATGGTCGATGCTTTGTCGCATGGGGAACAGTGCGTGTGCGAGCTGACCGCTCTTGTTGGTCATGATATGTCGACGGTGTCCAAGCATCTCAAAATCCTGAAAGAGGCAGGCATTGTTGAGGACGAAAAACGTGGAAAACAAGCGTATTATCGCCTTAGAGTGCCCTGTGTTTTGAATTTTTTCAACTGCATGGAATCTGTTGTCACTGCGAACAAACCATAA
- a CDS encoding GNAT family N-acetyltransferase: protein MIEIRVIQRNEEMYKEIRGLRYELFFAQHGLQESILDDEKELHSIHVAALDKQECVGYGRLTKLNENHFQISQMVVAPKYQGQGYGSILLNDLVTRAISLGAKEIVLNARTTAKRFYSKHGFIETGNVFPSKNTGVPHIQMKYTVTTS, encoded by the coding sequence ATGATTGAAATCAGAGTGATACAGCGCAATGAAGAAATGTATAAAGAAATTCGTGGTCTCAGGTACGAATTGTTTTTTGCTCAGCATGGTCTACAAGAAAGCATATTGGATGATGAAAAAGAATTACACAGCATACATGTTGCAGCGTTAGATAAACAGGAATGTGTTGGATATGGCCGCCTGACCAAATTGAATGAAAATCATTTTCAAATTTCGCAAATGGTCGTAGCTCCAAAATATCAAGGTCAAGGCTATGGCAGCATATTGTTGAACGATTTGGTCACGAGGGCAATTTCTTTGGGTGCTAAAGAGATTGTTTTGAATGCACGCACGACAGCAAAGCGTTTTTATTCCAAACATGGGTTTATCGAAACAGGCAATGTCTTCCCATCAAAAAACACCGGTGTTCCGCATATCCAAATGAAATATACCGTCACAACGTCGTAG
- a CDS encoding cytochrome c biogenesis CcdA family protein yields MDQIFILINQWMTGGVLLGALGCFLWGVVSVLFSPCHLASIPLIVGYVAGQHKIIEGRQATVYAILFTTGLFLTIATIGIVCSLLGRMLGDVGPYWTLVVGLVLLWVGLDMLGVVKCSMSGGWMAKLKVQGILGAFILGLAYGVLSGACTFGFIAPILAIITVQEKIATGVIFIVLFGIGHCIPIAVAGGSTALIKKLLANSAWQRGEILFRRVAGVMIGLLGVYFIVQPFISTS; encoded by the coding sequence ATGGATCAGATATTTATCCTCATCAATCAATGGATGACAGGCGGGGTGCTGCTCGGTGCGTTGGGATGCTTCCTTTGGGGGGTGGTCAGCGTACTCTTCAGCCCCTGCCATCTGGCATCCATTCCGCTTATCGTCGGGTATGTCGCGGGGCAGCACAAGATAATTGAGGGACGTCAAGCAACGGTTTACGCAATTCTCTTCACAACCGGACTGTTTCTCACCATCGCGACCATTGGGATTGTTTGCTCTCTGCTTGGACGAATGCTCGGTGACGTCGGTCCGTATTGGACCCTTGTGGTAGGCCTCGTACTCCTTTGGGTCGGCTTGGACATGTTGGGTGTCGTCAAATGCTCGATGTCTGGCGGGTGGATGGCCAAGCTGAAGGTGCAAGGGATTCTGGGAGCATTTATCCTCGGACTTGCCTACGGAGTCCTGTCCGGGGCGTGCACGTTTGGCTTCATCGCTCCCATCCTCGCCATCATCACCGTTCAGGAAAAGATTGCCACCGGCGTCATCTTCATCGTGCTTTTCGGCATCGGACATTGCATTCCTATCGCCGTAGCAGGCGGCTCAACCGCTCTGATCAAGAAACTCCTCGCTAATTCTGCATGGCAGCGTGGCGAGATACTCTTTCGACGGGTAGCAGGTGTAATGATCGGACTTCTTGGAGTATATTTTATTGTTCAACCATTTATATCAACGTCATAG
- a CDS encoding thioredoxin family protein, whose product MKIQVMGPGCPKCAEAEKNVKEAVAEAGIEAEVIKVSDFQEIASFGVFSTPAVAIDGEVKVVGKAPSKKDVLKWLK is encoded by the coding sequence ATGAAGATTCAAGTAATGGGCCCTGGCTGCCCCAAATGCGCGGAAGCGGAAAAGAATGTGAAAGAAGCGGTTGCCGAAGCCGGTATCGAGGCTGAAGTTATCAAAGTATCTGATTTCCAGGAAATCGCGTCATTTGGAGTTTTCTCCACGCCGGCGGTTGCCATAGACGGTGAAGTCAAAGTTGTCGGTAAGGCTCCGAGCAAAAAAGACGTTCTCAAGTGGTTGAAATAA